In Brassica rapa cultivar Chiifu-401-42 chromosome A06, CAAS_Brap_v3.01, whole genome shotgun sequence, a single window of DNA contains:
- the LOC103875404 gene encoding myb family transcription factor EFM, which yields MASSSELSLDCKPQSYSMLLKSFGENFQSDQTTQKLEDLLSRLEQERLKIDAFKRELPLCMQLLNNAVEVYKQQLEAYLANNNNQSVVTRPVLEEFIPLRNQPEKANNWMTTAQLWSQPETKPKSIDQTTDQSPKDELASSPKLGHVDAKQRNSGGAFHPFTKEQHLPELALSTEVKRFSPTNEHTNDHGNDESIINSGKNNNNNINSNSNGVSSTTSQSNRKARRCWSPDLHRRFVQALQMLGGSQVATPKQIRELMKVDGLTNDEVKSHLQKYRLHTRRPSPSPQTSGGQGPHLVVLGGIWVPPEYTTAHGGTPTLYHHQVHHHNGNAATQPPQHFCSSQEFYTTPPTPQPLHHQHFQTFNGSSAGGATSNDSAHHQLTDSAADEGKSLESGGGEGKGLAALRQEGEDQSNINGSEITLKF from the exons ATGGCTTCCTCATCAGAACTAAGCTTGGACTGCAAGCCACAAAGCTACTCTATGCTTTTGAAATCCTTTGGGGAGAATTTTCAGAGCGATCAAACCACACAAAAGCTGGAAGATCTTCTTTCTCGCCTCGAACAAGAACGTCTTAAGATCGATGCTTTCAAGCGCGAGCTCCCCCTTTGCATGCAGCTCCTTAACAATG cTGTGGAAGTTTACAAACAACAGCTAGAAGCATATCTAGCGAATAACAACAACCAAAGTGTTGTCACAAGACCGGTTCTTGAAGAGTTCATCCCCTTAAGAAACCAACCCGAAAAGGCGAATAATTGGATGACGACTGCTCAGCTTTGGAGCCAACCTGAAACCAAACCTAAAAGCATTGATCAAACTACAGATCAGTCTCCAAAAGACGAGCTTGCTAGTAGTCCAAAACTCGGACATGTTGATGCGAAACAAAGAAATAGCGGTGGTGCTTTTCATCCTTTCACTAAGGAACAACATTTGCCTGAATTAGCTCTATCTACGGAGGTCAAAAGGTTCTCTCCGACCAATGAACATACTAATGACCATGGCAATGATGAGAGCATAATAAATAGTGGtaaaaacaacaataataatatcAATTCGAATAGCAATGGAGTTTCTTCTACAACAAGTCAAAGTAATAGAAAGGCACGGCGTTGCTGGTCGCCGGATTTGCACAGGAGATTTGTCCAAGCTCTTCAAATGCTTGGTGGTTCTCAAG TGGCTACACCAAAACAGATAAGGGAGCTTATGAAAGTCGATGGTTTGACCAATGATGAAGTCAAAAGTCATCTCCAG AAATATCGGCTTCACACTAGAAgaccaagcccaagcccacaaACATCAGGTGGACAAGGTCCTCATTTAGTGGTCCTTGGTGGCATATGGGTTCCACCAGAGTACACCACTGCACACGGCGGCACTCCAACTCTCTACCACCACCAAGTTCACCACCACAATGGCAACGCGGCGACGCAGCCTCCACAACACTTTTGCTCTTCTCAAGAATTCTACACAACTCCGCCTACACCGCAGCCACTCCATCACCAACACTTCCAAACATTCAACGGCTCATCCGCCGGTGGCGCCACGTCCAACGATTCAGCTCATCATCAGTTAACGGATAGTGCCGCTGATGAAGGGAAGTCTCTCGAGAGTGGTGGTGGAgagggaaaaggattggctgcTCTAAGGCAGGAAGGTGAAGATCAAAGTAATATCAATGGAAGCGAAATAACtctaaaattctaa